The Malus domestica chromosome 10, GDT2T_hap1 nucleotide sequence ACCTAGataaaaccaaaaattaaaatatcataagtacatttggattttttcttttcttttgctaaATAAGTATATTTGGAGCTAAACAGTGTGTTTGAATTTCAAAGAAATACAAACTTTCATAAATTAAGACATATATAATCATTTACCAACAAAGCATAAACCATTCAAATTTTCCCTTAgcgttttatttcaattcttcgcATATATTGCAAAGAGAAGGGAGCTATGAGCAGACAACTGATAATAGTTTGATTCATGACTCATGAGTTTACTAGACTAACTTATCACTATAGCTAAATCTACATACATATATAGGGTAAGGATTGGGGAACTCTTATTTTTTAAACACATTTTGACACACATTTTATAAGGCTGACTTtgtagtttcaacgatccaaccctCTATCTTTTAGGTCTTCTCTCAAAGATTATGTCTATCAAAAATCACCCAAATCCGAAACCTTATGAACGTTGGATTAATTGATAGTCATTTTAGTGTTTCTTTGTCGAACCTTATTCATCcgttttcttcactacaaataaatgtcttatgatttttggatttgtctaatttttttgcaaggatgatctatgaataatgatgaatTGAAATATAGATAGTTCaaatcgttgaaaaaagttacGGAGTGAGCCCTACAAAGTGTGTCAAAATGTATGCCAAAATTTATTTCAAAAAATAGGTGTCTCTTGATCTTAACCCATATATAAGTATTGATTGAAACATTTTTGCCAATTTAGTCCAAAGCCACATCTATATAGTTTATGCATAATATGTTTGTTTGTACATATTTGAGTTCAAGAGGGTGTTGTTTTCgctatttataaattaaatgggCTTAAGCTTGCAATcttgtttggaagtgcttttaaaatgactgagcatttttggtaaaaatgtttttgaaactatccttagtaaaaatctaAGTGGATCCTGGAAAAGCACTTTTAAGTGCTTCTTGCAGGAAGCAGATATCTGGTGCTTCTTTATGAAAGAatcttaaaagtgtttttagaacTCATAATAAGTTTCACCAAAAGCTTTTTCactcattttaaaagcacttccaaatgagTCATATAGCAGCTACCACCTTAACGGCTACTCCTGCAATTCGTCCGACATATTTTAACGGATTCATCAAACGTTTACAAAGCTCAGAGATCGATCCACAAATTATATGgtgtttggattaaaacttgattttttggcccaaggatggagtcggcccaaaaggaggcctggAGGAATAGAAGATCAAGGCCCGGCCGAAACTTGGGAAAGCAggaaagggccttttctgacttgatacaattcataagggccacttgcctacctacccaaggaccaagtggtgtagaatgatcagactgcacagcccataaagtactttatggggcattacatgtaataaaactgatgagtcatcaccctcagaccgcattcgggcaaagctgtcGCTACAGGAGCTAAACcgagtcgtctataaaaggaggaagagaagacaggaataaggacactcaatcaaacaaacaaaagcacaaactctgctcaaaaagccagatttgcctttcaAAACGAAGTTGTAATCAgcaccaagccttcatcccccgcgggataatcttttctcccaacctctgtaatagctctgctaccttgttcgaacttgttgtagtatcgattcacctTTTATATTCTCCTTTCCCCTCTCCCCCTCTAAgttttcagacctttgacagaactacaaagatagggatctgcaagacgatcagccttaattgataaggtttaatcttgcccgacctgctttgctctgtctttgtcttctctttctttaaagtctagcaatatgttgtatatttccagttatatgcaagttgtttctagcaaaatcacgatgacaaagctttctcagtacttggatccgatttgaatatatcttcagtgtttaaatcagatccaagtcctaagccctcaggcatgtaaatctgattagtttaaaagtccttggcctcaaggcataaaaaagaactttatgtggacttaacccatccacgacaatctttgataaacgagaagtccgaagttacttggggcgtaagtaatcgacctacctcttggttttatttctattatatcatgattatcatagaacgcttaagtatggaatggattctgataggaagcctcaaggcctacacctaaggccccacaaaggcacttatttggattcattctattCTGCGGTCTAGATggtttgagtataagaacggactctaatgggaagcctcaaggcctacacctaaggccccacaaaggcacctatttgggttcgctCTACCTCTCATACTCGgataatcagaaatataatagttATAAGACTCCGACAACCATAAAGACCAAATATAATATGCTCAAGTactggtttagtttgacaggaagcctcaaggcctacacctaagcccccacaaaggcacatgttatatctaacacggtttctcgggcATATGCATATTCACAACTAAAACTTGACATCCATTcgacatctgccatgctgaagatggcagtggcacgcctgagcactaaaatgttaaccttgattgtgagccttaaggcctacacctaaggccccacaaaggcacctctcaaagttaacgttgtccttctctttcagccttgcccgaagagtctttcccaacgagacttgcccgacaaagcccgacaggaaagcagaagcccgagagcagccctcaaccggcgccgaaCCTCCAGGGGagttgtgtgctcgtcggccaggaaacatccccgacgggaattcctgccacgaacataTGGGGATGAAATATGCGTTGAAAATAAACTCCTTTATGGCTCCTTTCACCACATATAATAAGGACTGATAATAAACACTTTCATTTTGTTTGGTTCTTAATCTGAAAAAACCAAAGCTAATTTTGACTTTTTAATAACGACTCACAATTGTATTTTGTATGGTTCTTCCCCGGGGAATTCTTTACAACAGATATGCAGGCAATATATAAGGGGATGTTTCATTTCAAGTAAATTTTTATAGCTAGCATAAAAAGATGTAGATAAAAGAATTTGAGGATAAGTTAACGGTTCATCTATCTGAATTACTCATCGAAAAGATAGCAAATGTATGTTTTGTGGCCAACAGAGAGATAAAAGAATTTGAGCTTGAGACCACTCATATCACAAGACTAAGAACTAATTAGTAATTACAATATTTCTCTGTTCCAAATTGGTAAAATCACCAAGGAAAAGTTACAATATTTTAGTACATTAACGACGTCGGCCTTCCAGAAACTTCAGATAGAAACATTAGCCGAAAAAACACAATTATTTGGACCAGGTAAAGGGAACGACACTTTAATTCCACTACTATGCCCTAGTTTTTCCTCTCTCAATATTTACAGTTTTTGCCATACGTTTTAGCCTATATAAACAGCAATATATAACTTTGTGGTGTATATACACTTGAATTGTAGGAAAAAAATGGCACTATCGCAGCTCCCAGCAGGCTCTCAAAGCTCTAATTCGCTATTCAGCGTACTAGAGATCGCCAAAGAGCCCTTAACCTCAGTCCCACAATGTTACGTGCGTTTGGAACAAGAGCCAACTCCATCTGAACTCTCTGATAGTCATAAGGGCACCTTCCCTTCTATCCCTACTATCGATATGACGAAATTTGTTAACGGAGAAACCTCCGACTTTGCAAGTCAACTAGAAAAACTGCACTCAACTTGCAAAGATTGGGGCATTTTTCAGGTCTAATACTGATCTCTCAAATTTATTGAACTCAAATACTTTTTTCCTAATGTAGACACGGATTAGTATACTGCActtaaatatatcaaatatatatatgtgtgtgtgtgtgtgtgtgtgtgtgtcctcAAGACAAGCTAGTATTATTTGGAATTACATGAATTTAATATCCGATGAACTAAATAAATATGAAACATTTCAAGTTAAGCATAGCTAGTTAGATATATTGTCTTGTTTTATAGGGCctttatcttttttctttctattatatgTCTACAATTTATCAAAATAAAGTTGGAGAAAAGTAACACATAACCTTGATattgttctttttttatttatttacagtTGGTGAACCATGGAGTTAGCCCTATGCTGTTAGAGAAGCTGAAACATGAGGTTCAAGTTTTCTTTAAGCTTCCCTTGgaagagaaaatgaaatatACAATAAGATCAGGTGATTTTGAAGGGTATGGAAACATAGTCAAGACCAAAGACCAAAAGCTTGACTGGGGTGATAGGTTCTATATGATAACCAACCCTGTTCATCGAAGAAATCCGTACCTCTTCGCGGAGCTCCCTTCTTCCCTCAGGTCCTTTCTCTGATAAATCTTAAGCACCTGTTTAATAAccattttcagttttcattttttaattttcaaaaaaagtGAAACGAAAGctgaaaactaaaataaaaatggttGTGAAACGACCCTAAACTTGTATACAATTGTTTTCTCACGTATTCAAACACATGCGCACCcagtttttatgattttttaaatTGACATGTTTTCTTGGTATATACTAGGAATACCTTGGAGTCATACTTTATGGAATTGGATCAACTTGCTATGAGACTTCTTGGGTTTATGGCGAAGGCTCTGAAAATAGAGATGAGTGAGATAGAGGAGTTGTTTGATAAAGAAGGGATGCAATCAGTGAGGATGACATACTATCCTCCATGTCCACAACCAGAGCTGGTTGTAGGGCTCACACCTCACTCAGATGCAACTGGGATCACCATCCTCAACCAGCTTAATGGAGACGGTCTCCAAATTAAAAAAGACGGGGTTTGGATGCCTGTAAAATTCCATAAAGATGCTTTTGTGGTGAATGTAGGGGACATCTTTGAGGTTCGTCTTATATATTCAATTAATCCTATACTTATCACATTTTTCACATTACATTTGTACCACATCTATAATAAAGGATGTGGTAAAAGTAGCATTTTTGTATATATTCTTCTTTCCTCACCCTTCTTTTCTGCCCTATATATTCAACCAAAAAGTAATAAAAAGATgataaatgaaaaagaaaaagactacTAAAGCTAACAAACGTGGGATTTTGAATCTCTATACATTCATGTTGGAGTTAACGAAATGAAGTTGTCTATTATTTTAGTATGTACAAGTACTCGGTGCGGTGTACATATTTGGTCTTTGAATTTTATTCAACAACCTAACTTAATGAAGGAGAATTGTCAGATCAAATTCAACAGTtaaatatgtgtatatattttGATACTAAAAAACATCGGTGAAACTAGGGCATAAATCAGGATATAAGCCGGCTGAATGAAAAGTTGAGATTTGCATGTACTAGCTTTATCAATATTATTGAATTGGTATGTAGAATGAACAAACCACCGTACGTGGAACATTTTATCAGTGGTTTGAAACTGTTGAGTTCAATcaattaacaataaaataaaaactttaatCTATCATATTACTATAGTAGTAGGACAATACTTGGGTTCACGTCATAGCTTAAACCGTTCTTCTTTCGATGGCAACATGTAATCAATGACGGAGCCACTTTAAGGCCATTGTCctgaatttttttcttataaacCTCTACTAccattgatcaattttttaaTACCACTTTTAACTTGAATTTGTTTTGTATTGGTTAGTCAAATTAACTTTATCCAAAAAATATAAAGCCTTaatttttaagaaaactaatgaaaatgatttgaaaactttgagttttaacgataaggtcgaaataaagggtaaagtaaatagtactaggattgaatttttagtgtaaaaatgtagtttttcgttaaactgaacagtaccgtgagcttttcgttaaaactcccttaatttTTTACATCATGAGTTCAAAACTACAATTCTATAATGATATTAGTTGATCATATTCTCTGTTTTTTGCctatataaaataattttccTTTGCTTGCAGACTattattttgattaatttctcatttttctctatTATATCATTTATGAAATCAAGAAGAGAAAAAGTTTGTttatgtcaaaaaaaaaaagaaaaaaaaaaaccttccaaATTCTCTTATGCCTTATGTTTTTACAAAGGAATGCTTGGTCACTCACATTCGAATTTAATATCAAGAATGAACAATAAATGGATGTGCTTTTAATGTTTTATTCTCAACCCTTGATATCAAGTTCAACTGTTGGTCATCAAGTAACTAAAAGAACAAGACTACATTTCTATATGTATTATGCCCATTTTAGTCTGAAGTGTGCCCCCCTTAACAGGAATTTTTGGCTCCACCACTGCATATAATTGTTTCACCGTATAACTGCCACGTTGTTACTGAAGAAGGAATAACTCTTATATGTACTAAGGGGCCAAACTGTTTCTGTTACTTATTCATTTATGTTATCACATGTGCATTTAATTATGTGGTAATAGTATATCTTCAATCATGGAGAAAAAATTTCAGTGTGCCAAAAATATGGCCCGGTAAATCAAGTATTATAATAcaaattgtttgaatttttttttttaagtattcaacCATTTGTATTATGAGATTTAGTATACCGAGCTTTGTTCCTGGCACATAGAAAAACATCTCCAAATCATGCTAAGGAAAATGTATATTACAtttgaagaaaagagagattAAATTAGCAtaggaattgttattgacactatCAAAATATCATCAAACACTCCTTACAAgtacatttttctttctaaaaataGAAAGTTTGACGTACACATAAAATTCTTGAAGTGCAAATAATAGTtcccttaatttattttaagtaCTATAATTTCTCTTGAACTTGAAATTAAAGGTGTGTAAATGTATGCAGATGCTGAGCAACGGAGTGTACAAAAGCATTGAACACAGGGTAATGGTGAATTCCGAGAAGGAAAGGGTGTCGGTTGCGATGTTCTTCGTCCCTAAATATGAGGCAGAGATTGGGCCACTCAGAAGCTTGGTATCCCCCCAAAACCCACCACTGTTCAAAAGGATTGGGACGGAAAAGTACTTGAACGATTTCTTCTCCCGCCGTAGGCTTGATGGAAAATCGTATTTGGAGCAGATGAAAATCCAAAATGTTTGACTAATGGCTGATCGATCCTATCGATTAGTCATCCATCAAGATATATAGTACTATAAGTTTCCTAAAAAAAAGATATATAGTACTATATGGTGTGACAATAATTAAAGTTGTGCATGTACATTGTATATGCATATGCTTTTCCAAATGAGTGGGGTATTTGATTATATAGTGCCTACATTTCGTATGTTtcaagcatgcatgcatgttatAGCTCCTATTTGGTATGTTGTGTAAATATATGCTTTTGTAAAattgaaaaaggaaataaaatgtgttttgtttttagtgATGACTATTGTTCATCATACAATAGTAGGAGGCTTGATGGAAAATCGTATTTGGAGCAGATGAAAGTCCAAAATGTTTGACTAATGGCCGATCGATCCTATTGATTAGTCATTCATCAAGATATATAGTACTATATGGTGTGACAATAATTAAAGTTGTGCAATGTATATTGTATATGCATATGCTTTTCCAAATGAGTGGGGTATTTGATTTTATAGTGCCTACATTTCCTATGTTCCAAGCAGTGGCGAAGttacgtgagggcgaggagtggcggccgccactcccttCGCCGGAAAACATGCCTAGGAGCGCTAGTTCAGCCCCTCCGCTCTCGTTGAAATCAAGGGTCAGGTACTGGTTCGGTCGGGATTTGCAGATGAAGGAGTCAGATTTTTAGAGGAAGGGTGATGAGGGAGAAGGTTGGGTGGAGGGAACGAGGGCGTCGGATTTTCAGTAGCTGCGATGTTCTGGCTTTCTACAAACCAGAAGCAGAGAAGAAGACGATAATTTCTATTAAAAAAGCATCCTAAGTCACGTGCTATGTTTTTAAGTAAAATAATAAGCATTGATGTGTTGTACACCACTTAGATCACGTGGGAGGCAAATAGCCTcaccattttttatttaaaaaacaaaaaggctCGACTTTCTAAGAACCACCCCACCCATTAACTCCCTAATCCTCCATTTCCTAAATTCCACTCCACCCAACCGAAGTCCACCATCAGCAGCACACCACCAATTTCTTCCTCAAACTTCACGTACCTATCGACACTTCAAGATCAACTTAATTAGGCATTTCATGATCAAtttgatatttatatttattctaTGTGTTTGAGaaataacttttcttaattgCAAGGAATTAATGatcttattaaaaaatgatggaaaagGGTTACACTAAATTGTTGTTTGTATAAAGATTATGAATAAAAAGTTGTAATTTATTGTTTAATATTTCAATGGTATTTTCATCTATCTTTTTTATAGCTTGAATATTAGAACCACCTAATATTAAAATCATGGATCCGTCACAACTTGGAGGAGAAGGCTGCGATGGGATCGATGAAGGGCTACGAGTTTTTTAGAATCTAATCCTAACCAATTTAAGCTTCTTACATAGCTTTGATATTACAGCTTACAACCGTTTTGGTGAAGAGACAGTTTTCTGTTATgaatattgactcaaaactttGCGCTCTCCAATGTGAAAGCAACCACTTCGATTGAACCTTGCACTCTTTTGAATTTCGCCCCTCCCCTTGgcaaatcctggcttcgccactggttCCAAGCATGCACGCATGTTATAGCTCCTATTTGGTATGTTGTGTATAATATATGCTTTTGTAAAATTcataaaggaaataaaatatgTGTTGTTTTTAGCGATGAGTATTATTCATACAACAGAACTAGCACTCAAGCGCCAATTAAGTTGTAACTTAATACGGTGTTATTTACTAGTTTATTCTTGCTTAACAATATTTTTCATCGACCATTAATTTTTAGGTTATCACTAAatgatcattcttgcaaaactTCATTGAAATTAGAAGACGTTTAGTTATCAAATTATGAAATGCTCGTAATAATAACTCAAGGGCTAGATGATTTTCGATTCGAGTGAATATTTGCTGAATGatacataaattaataaagaaCTAAGGAACGGTTTGGATCATGAGATTACTTTATGAAGCTGACTCAAAGAAATGGTTTGGACCGTATTAATTAGTTACTAATCAATTAGCGCTTGACTACCatcttataatttttttgatattttcttttctaGTATACCTCTTAGTGGGTGTTAGGGGtttgtaaatttgttttttaacGTTTACGAGAGGCTCCTCCTCACATAAAACCTTGACTGTCATTGCACATTTTTGTACAAAACGAAACCCACGTAAAGTACAAAACGAAACCCAGCGCGACTTCGACTTCAAGTACATCCACTTCTTCGTGTACGTTAGTTATGTGAAGGTTGTTTGGACTTCAGGATGCAAGCAGAACAATTTGTAGGAGGTAAACAACTCAACGAACTGAGTCATATCGGAATCATCCATCGTACTACATTCACATCTTAAACTGAAAATTTGAAGTCGAGTCTAAAATCTGTAATCATAAACATACGAGGCCGGCAGAGAGCAAACATTAGTCAGAAGTTACTCTGCATGCTAGCATAGATTGCTGTTGTTGCAGTTGGAAAGCATTAAGCACTACCAAGAACAGTACTACACACATCAGGCTATGTATTTATTCTTGGCACCTCTCCCAAGTCTAATCGCATCCTCCTGCAAAAACCGGAGCGCATAgggtattatttatttatgaggCCTCCAACTGAACAGGAAACTGAATAGAATAACGAACAATATACGTAAGAAACAACATCCTTACATGAAATACGAACCCAATAGTGTCATTGTAGTCCAGAAACCCCTTCCATTGTTTCCCAATGCTCACCTGCAGCAAGAAAGTGGATGTGAGACATCATTGCAACTTTCTTTACTAGAATGCAACTCACTGCTATAAATACAAATAAGTGCATGTAATTTGACGGCGCCATTTTCTCAAAGAAAGGCCTATTCCCACCCTTCGGTGTTTGGACCAGGCGATAAGTCTGGCTCAACAAATTTAAGTTATGTACAAAATAGATTCCTATAAACTATTTGGCCCAAGTGGCCAAGTAGCTACCTTCTGGCTTTATTGAAAGAGACCTTCTATTTGACTAAAGAGGAGAGCAGTTGAATCGCCAAGGGTCTTGATGGATTAGGGACAGGGAAATTGATCAACATAACGAataattctttctttcttcctaaATAGACGGGAAATCTTTCCTTCCGCTAAAGCGACAAACCCAAAATGTGATGCTGTGACGATTCTATCTAATGATACAAagcttttaaaattttcaactttCATGTATGTAATGTGCCTTCGTGCATTACACAACATACAGGGCGTCAAGCAGCAATTACCTGAGCAGCTTCATTTGTTGCATTCTTGGTCCAAAGAGTTATTTTTTCTTGGCTTTTTCTGACACTGACTACTGCTCCACAGATTTCATCTCCATGATCAAACTGTTCTCCTATCATTGCTAGCAACTGGTACCAGAAAATACAAAACAATTAGAGGCCCCACAAACACACAGATATACatacagacacacacacacacacacatatatatatatatatcaatttacCCACCCTCAAATACCACTTTCAGTTTAGACCATACCGTATACAACCAAGGGGTATCAGATTTCCCCTTAGGATTAGTGACAGTCCAGTTTCCTCCATTAGCACACACAGGATCCTCCCACTTTggctcaattttgtttttgaaacaATGGAAATCGGTCCCCACAGTGAACTTGCTCGGATGACGTACATTGTTGTAAATGCTGAATGCAAAACAGATATTATGTGCAAATTTGAGTCACTATCAAGAAAAGAGGAACAGCGGCAGACGACAAGCACAACTGCTGGATAATTCGTGCAGT carries:
- the LOC103429657 gene encoding eukaryotic translation initiation factor 4E-1-like, whose protein sequence is MVVEDAPKTSATEDQAKTEANAKPREDDDEPEEGEIVGDQDSESSKPSKGIAPQSHALEHSWTFWFDSPAAKPAKSKQEDWGSSIRPIYTFTTVEEFWSIYNNVRHPSKFTVGTDFHCFKNKIEPKWEDPVCANGGNWTVTNPKGKSDTPWLYTLLAMIGEQFDHGDEICGAVVSVRKSQEKITLWTKNATNEAAQVSIGKQWKGFLDYNDTIGFVFHEDAIRLGRGAKNKYIA
- the LOC103429659 gene encoding protein SRG1-like, which gives rise to MALSQLPAGSQSSNSLFSVLEIAKEPLTSVPQCYVRLEQEPTPSELSDSHKGTFPSIPTIDMTKFVNGETSDFASQLEKLHSTCKDWGIFQLVNHGVSPMLLEKLKHEVQVFFKLPLEEKMKYTIRSGDFEGYGNIVKTKDQKLDWGDRFYMITNPVHRRNPYLFAELPSSLRNTLESYFMELDQLAMRLLGFMAKALKIEMSEIEELFDKEGMQSVRMTYYPPCPQPELVVGLTPHSDATGITILNQLNGDGLQIKKDGVWMPVKFHKDAFVVNVGDIFEMLSNGVYKSIEHRVMVNSEKERVSVAMFFVPKYEAEIGPLRSLVSPQNPPLFKRIGTEKYLNDFFSRRRLDGKSYLEQMKIQNV